From a region of the Coprococcus comes ATCC 27758 genome:
- a CDS encoding IS110 family transposase — protein sequence MNAVGIDVSKGKSTVTIRKPGDVVLMSPCDIPHTQSAINDLIKQIKSLEGETKVCMEHTGRYYEPVATWLSDAGIFVSAVNPILIRDFGDDSLRTPKTDKADSKKIARYTLDRWAKLKQYGIMDKTRNQLKTMNRQFGFYMAQKTAMKNNLIALIDQTYPGANDFFDSPARNDGSQKWVDFIHTYWHVDCVRSKSLNAFTEHYQNWCKRKNYNFSAEKAAKIYQISSDLIAVFPKNDITKMLIWQAVALLNTASKTVESLRSKMNELASTLPEYPVVMDMNGVGATLGPQLIAEIGDVSRFTHREALTAFAGVDPGKNDSGKHIQNSVRTSKKGSPYLRKTLFQIMDSLIKRSPVDDPVYAFMDKKRSEGKPYYVYMTAGANKFLRIYYGRVREYLSNLSNNETI from the coding sequence ATGAACGCTGTTGGTATTGATGTTTCCAAAGGAAAAAGCACTGTCACTATCCGAAAACCAGGAGATGTGGTTCTTATGTCCCCCTGCGATATCCCTCACACCCAGTCTGCCATAAACGACCTGATCAAACAGATCAAAAGCCTTGAAGGCGAAACCAAAGTCTGCATGGAGCATACCGGCAGATACTATGAACCGGTTGCCACATGGCTTTCTGATGCCGGTATCTTTGTCAGTGCCGTAAATCCTATCCTGATCAGAGATTTCGGTGATGATTCCCTCCGCACACCCAAGACAGATAAGGCAGATTCTAAAAAAATCGCACGTTATACTCTTGACCGTTGGGCTAAACTGAAGCAATATGGAATCATGGATAAAACACGTAACCAACTAAAAACTATGAACCGACAATTTGGATTCTATATGGCTCAGAAAACTGCAATGAAAAACAATCTCATTGCGCTGATCGACCAGACTTATCCGGGAGCCAATGATTTCTTTGACAGTCCTGCCCGCAATGACGGCAGCCAAAAATGGGTAGATTTCATTCATACCTACTGGCATGTCGATTGCGTCCGCTCCAAGTCATTAAATGCCTTTACGGAGCATTACCAGAATTGGTGCAAACGTAAAAACTATAACTTCAGTGCAGAGAAAGCAGCGAAAATTTATCAAATTTCCTCTGACCTGATTGCCGTATTTCCAAAGAATGACATCACAAAAATGTTGATATGGCAGGCAGTAGCATTACTAAACACTGCTTCGAAAACAGTAGAATCGCTCCGTTCAAAAATGAATGAGCTTGCATCCACGCTTCCGGAATATCCGGTTGTTATGGATATGAACGGTGTAGGGGCAACCCTTGGTCCGCAGCTTATCGCTGAGATTGGGGATGTTTCCCGTTTTACACACCGGGAAGCCCTTACTGCTTTTGCAGGTGTTGATCCCGGTAAAAATGATTCTGGAAAGCACATACAGAACAGTGTGCGAACCTCTAAAAAGGGGTCTCCCTACCTGCGTAAAACTCTTTTTCAGATCATGGACAGTCTTATCAAACGATCTCCAGTGGATGATCCTGTTTATGCCTTTATGGATAAAAAACGATCCGAAGGCAAACCTTATTATGTTTATATGACTGCCGGGGCAAACAAATTTCTCCGGATTTATTACGGTCGGGTAAGAGAATATCTATCCAACTTGTCGAATAATGAAACTATTTAA
- a CDS encoding manganese efflux pump MntP family protein — MGIIEILLISIGLSFDVFVVHICVGAGFSRKHGKDTLLSSLIFGGMQLFALILGNVVADILKPDRKMNETISTAASGWELLSVLIFIGLGIYMICKSRNNKQIFERRNDEINWKRLRKLAVLTSVDAYFAGMGIGFWSVEILEQGMVLLPVTIIQCFLGVEVGYRLGCEYNCKAYWIGGILFLIAGADMVVTHFLF; from the coding sequence ATGGGTATTATTGAAATCCTTTTAATTTCAATCGGGCTTTCATTTGATGTATTTGTTGTACATATCTGTGTTGGAGCAGGATTTTCGAGGAAGCATGGAAAAGACACACTTTTATCCAGTCTGATTTTTGGAGGAATGCAGCTCTTTGCACTGATCCTGGGAAATGTTGTTGCAGATATTCTGAAGCCGGACAGAAAAATGAATGAGACGATTTCAACAGCAGCAAGTGGATGGGAGCTTTTGTCGGTGCTGATATTTATCGGACTTGGCATTTATATGATCTGTAAATCAAGAAATAATAAGCAGATCTTTGAGCGGAGAAACGATGAAATAAACTGGAAACGGCTTAGAAAACTGGCAGTACTTACCAGCGTAGATGCGTATTTTGCCGGAATGGGTATCGGATTCTGGAGTGTGGAGATCCTGGAACAGGGAATGGTATTGCTTCCGGTTACGATCATTCAGTGCTTTCTTGGTGTGGAGGTCGGATATAGATTGGGCTGTGAATATAACTGCAAAGCTTACTGGATCGGTGGGATATTATTCCTGATCGCCGGGGCAGATATGGTGGTTACGCATTTTTTATTTTAA
- a CDS encoding phosphoribosylaminoimidazolecarboxamide formyltransferase, protein MNELELKYGCNPNQKPSRIYMKDGSDLPIKVLMGRPGYINFLDAFNGWQLVSELKKATGLPAATSFKHVSPAGAAVGLPLDETLAKIYWVDDLGELSPLASAYARARGADRMSSFGDFIALSDVCDVDTARLIKREVSDGVIAPGYEPEALEILAQKKKGNYNVIQIDPNYVPAPTEHKDVFGITFEQGRNELKIDDDFFSNIVTENKEIPDHAKRDLAISMITLKYTQSNSVCYVKDGQAIGIGAGQQSRIHCTRLAGQKADNWWLRQCPKVLALPFKEGIKRADRDNAIDLYIGEEYMDVLADGTWENIFTEKPEVFTREEKRAWLDKLTGVALGSDAFFPFGDNIERAHKSGVTYIAEPGGSIRDDNVIDTCNKYNMAMAFTGIRLFHH, encoded by the coding sequence ATGAATGAATTAGAACTCAAATATGGATGTAACCCAAATCAGAAGCCGTCACGTATCTATATGAAAGACGGAAGTGATCTCCCGATCAAAGTTCTGATGGGCCGTCCGGGATATATCAACTTTCTGGATGCATTTAACGGATGGCAGCTGGTATCGGAATTAAAAAAAGCAACCGGACTTCCGGCAGCAACTTCCTTTAAGCATGTGTCACCGGCAGGTGCTGCAGTCGGACTGCCACTGGATGAAACTCTTGCAAAAATTTACTGGGTAGATGACCTTGGAGAACTTTCTCCGCTTGCAAGTGCTTATGCACGTGCAAGAGGCGCAGACCGTATGTCTTCATTCGGTGATTTTATTGCGCTTTCTGATGTCTGCGATGTTGATACGGCAAGACTGATCAAGAGAGAAGTGTCGGATGGAGTGATCGCACCTGGATATGAACCGGAAGCACTGGAGATTCTTGCACAGAAAAAGAAAGGTAATTACAATGTGATCCAGATCGATCCGAATTATGTTCCGGCACCTACAGAACACAAGGATGTATTTGGTATTACCTTTGAGCAGGGAAGAAATGAACTGAAGATCGATGATGATTTCTTCTCAAATATAGTGACTGAGAACAAAGAAATTCCGGATCACGCAAAGAGAGATCTTGCAATTTCCATGATTACTTTAAAATATACACAGTCAAATTCTGTATGCTATGTAAAAGACGGACAGGCAATCGGAATCGGAGCCGGACAGCAGTCCCGTATCCACTGTACCCGTCTTGCAGGACAGAAGGCAGATAACTGGTGGCTGAGACAATGCCCGAAAGTACTTGCTCTTCCATTTAAAGAAGGAATCAAGCGTGCAGACCGAGATAATGCAATTGATCTGTATATTGGTGAAGAATATATGGACGTACTGGCTGACGGAACCTGGGAAAATATTTTCACTGAAAAACCGGAAGTATTTACCAGAGAAGAAAAGAGAGCATGGCTTGATAAGCTGACGGGTGTGGCACTTGGATCAGACGCATTCTTTCCGTTTGGAGATAACATCGAACGTGCACATAAGAGCGGTGTTACATATATTGCAGAACCGGGTGGATCAATCCGTGATGACAATGTAATCGATACCTGCAACAAATACAACATGGCGATGGCATTTACCGGAATCCGTTTATTCCATCACTAA
- a CDS encoding IMP cyclohydrolase has protein sequence MEMLSIEKELQSNSYPGRGIIIGKSADGSKAVTAYFIMGRSENSRNRVFVEEGEGIRTQAFDESKLTDPSLIIYAPVRVLGNKTIVTNGDQTDTIYEGMDRQMTFEQSLRSREFEPDGPNYTPRISGIMHIENGKYNYAMSILKSNNGNPDACNRYTFAYENPVAGEGHFIHTYKCDGNPLPSFEGEPKLVAIPDDMDTFADTLWNSLNADNKVSLFVRYIDIETGTYESKIINKNK, from the coding sequence ATGGAAATGTTATCTATTGAAAAAGAACTGCAGAGCAATTCTTATCCCGGAAGAGGGATCATCATCGGAAAGTCTGCCGACGGAAGCAAAGCGGTAACAGCTTATTTTATCATGGGAAGAAGTGAGAACAGCCGTAATCGTGTCTTTGTAGAAGAGGGAGAAGGAATCCGCACACAGGCATTTGACGAGTCAAAGCTGACAGACCCAAGCTTAATTATCTACGCACCGGTGCGTGTACTCGGCAATAAGACGATCGTTACAAACGGAGATCAGACTGATACAATTTATGAAGGTATGGACAGACAGATGACGTTTGAACAGTCCCTTCGAAGCCGTGAATTTGAACCGGATGGACCAAACTACACACCACGTATTTCCGGTATCATGCACATTGAGAACGGAAAATATAACTATGCAATGTCCATTTTGAAGAGCAATAACGGAAATCCGGATGCATGCAACCGTTACACCTTTGCATATGAGAATCCGGTAGCCGGAGAAGGACATTTTATCCACACATACAAGTGTGATGGAAATCCGCTTCCGAGTTTTGAAGGAGAACCAAAGCTTGTTGCAATTCCGGATGATATGGACACATTTGCAGATACACTCTGGAACAGTCTGAATGCAGATAATAAAGTATCTCTGTTTGTAAGATATATTGATATTGAGACAGGAACATACGAAAGCAAGATCATCAATAAGAATAAATAG
- a CDS encoding AzlC family ABC transporter permease has translation MSRNRKMDFAAGIQDGIPICLGYIAVSFTFGIMAKNAGLSTWEAVLISLTNLTSAGQFAGLSLITASASYFEMAFTQLIINLRYSLMSCALSQKIDNHYPFFHRFLIAYGVTDEVFGVSVSRPGRITPWYSYGVMALAAPGWTLGTFLGVVSGNILPDRIVSALSVALYGMFIAIIIPPARDNKIIGTIVVISMAASFLFTKAPVLCQISSGFRIIILTILIAGIAAYFFPVKEETNPEDKEDSSVEA, from the coding sequence ATGAGTAGAAACAGAAAAATGGATTTTGCAGCCGGGATACAGGACGGCATTCCCATCTGTCTCGGTTATATTGCGGTATCATTTACCTTTGGTATCATGGCAAAAAATGCAGGACTTTCCACTTGGGAAGCTGTTCTGATTTCCCTTACAAACCTGACCAGCGCCGGGCAATTTGCTGGTCTGTCACTGATTACGGCATCCGCATCCTATTTTGAAATGGCATTCACCCAGCTCATCATCAATCTCAGATATTCGCTGATGTCCTGTGCCCTTTCACAGAAAATTGATAACCACTATCCTTTTTTCCACCGTTTTCTTATCGCATACGGTGTAACGGATGAAGTCTTCGGCGTATCCGTATCCCGCCCCGGAAGGATTACTCCATGGTATTCTTACGGTGTGATGGCACTTGCCGCACCTGGCTGGACACTTGGCACTTTCCTCGGAGTAGTATCAGGAAATATCCTGCCTGACCGAATCGTCAGCGCACTGAGCGTTGCATTATATGGAATGTTTATCGCAATCATTATTCCTCCGGCACGTGATAACAAGATCATCGGAACCATTGTCGTGATTTCCATGGCAGCAAGCTTCCTTTTCACAAAAGCTCCTGTGCTATGCCAGATTTCTTCTGGCTTCCGAATCATTATCCTTACGATTCTGATTGCCGGAATCGCAGCGTATTTCTTCCCTGTAAAAGAAGAAACAAATCCAGAAGATAAGGAGGATTCTTCCGTTGAAGCATAA
- a CDS encoding AzlD domain-containing protein, which yields MKHNLYMYIFVMAAVTYLIRMLPLTLIRKEIKNTFIKSFLYYVPYVTLAVMTFPAILTATANIWSAAIGFAIALILAWNRKSLICVSLFSCAGVFLVELLTGL from the coding sequence TTGAAGCATAATCTATATATGTATATCTTTGTCATGGCAGCCGTCACCTATCTGATCCGTATGCTGCCACTGACGCTGATCAGGAAAGAGATCAAAAATACTTTTATAAAATCTTTTTTATATTATGTACCTTATGTAACTCTGGCTGTTATGACCTTTCCGGCCATTCTGACAGCCACCGCCAATATCTGGTCTGCCGCCATTGGTTTTGCAATCGCACTGATCCTTGCATGGAACAGAAAAAGTCTGATCTGTGTTTCCCTGTTTTCATGTGCCGGCGTATTCCTGGTTGAATTATTAACCGGACTGTAG
- a CDS encoding sensor histidine kinase has translation MWTKSFSRYTRILLVSAAVIIGAQISISLFESDFRVSIGIFGIFMSLILFGKYPILPVTVISALCVFFSRTLMHWLRFGSWNPQSYFPEMFFYLVYGILFFHYCRKNDYELSMYSLPWMFLFDYLANITELLTRMDIDAFSFQSQAGVLLVALLRTALAGLFLFCLSHYKFSLLSAEHARRYQNLLLLISELNGEVVLMQKGTRMIEDTMSTAYRLYHDMSERNIDESLTRTALQIARDVHEIKKDYNLIVRGLSSSMELNSENDGMSLDDILTILKSSLDASLPKGKRLFFNIQLEENLYTQNHYLLLSIFRNLFNNAIEAADGNSVELSVRQSSTDSSYVIEVEDHGPGIDPEDMEQIFEPGFSTKINYETGEVNRGLGLSLVKDFIELRLGGTIQVASVPGKTVFTLTIPKEKWSGL, from the coding sequence ATGTGGACCAAAAGTTTTTCACGTTATACCCGCATTTTGCTGGTCAGTGCTGCTGTTATCATTGGCGCCCAGATCAGCATCTCACTTTTCGAAAGCGATTTTCGTGTTTCCATCGGAATTTTTGGCATTTTCATGTCTCTGATCCTTTTTGGAAAATATCCGATTCTTCCGGTTACGGTGATAAGTGCCCTCTGTGTTTTCTTTTCCCGTACGCTGATGCACTGGCTTCGCTTTGGCAGCTGGAATCCACAGAGCTATTTTCCGGAAATGTTTTTCTATCTGGTCTACGGAATCCTTTTTTTTCACTACTGCCGTAAAAATGACTATGAACTTTCGATGTATTCTCTGCCCTGGATGTTTCTTTTTGACTATCTGGCAAATATAACAGAACTGCTGACCCGTATGGATATAGACGCTTTTTCTTTTCAGTCCCAGGCAGGTGTCCTTCTGGTTGCGCTTCTGCGTACTGCACTTGCGGGTCTTTTCCTGTTCTGTCTCAGCCATTACAAGTTCAGTCTCCTGAGTGCTGAACATGCACGGAGATACCAGAACCTTCTTCTTTTGATTTCTGAGCTTAACGGCGAAGTTGTTCTGATGCAGAAAGGTACACGTATGATAGAGGACACCATGAGCACCGCATACCGGCTTTACCACGATATGAGTGAACGGAATATAGACGAATCCCTCACCCGCACCGCACTTCAGATTGCACGTGATGTCCACGAGATCAAAAAAGACTACAATCTAATCGTAAGAGGACTTTCCTCTTCAATGGAATTAAATTCTGAAAATGATGGAATGAGCCTGGATGATATCCTCACCATTCTGAAAAGCAGCCTGGATGCATCCCTTCCAAAAGGGAAACGACTTTTTTTTAATATACAACTGGAGGAAAATCTATATACACAGAACCATTATCTTCTGCTCTCAATCTTCCGCAATCTTTTCAACAATGCGATTGAAGCAGCAGACGGAAATTCGGTCGAGCTTTCTGTCCGTCAATCCTCCACGGATTCTTCTTATGTTATTGAAGTTGAAGATCATGGACCCGGAATTGATCCTGAGGATATGGAACAAATTTTTGAACCGGGTTTTTCCACAAAGATCAATTACGAAACCGGCGAGGTCAATCGGGGACTTGGACTTAGCCTGGTAAAGGATTTTATCGAACTCCGTCTGGGCGGAACCATCCAGGTAGCTTCCGTTCCCGGAAAAACAGTTTTCACACTTACTATACCAAAAGAGAAATGGAGCGGTTTATAA
- a CDS encoding response regulator: MKFYLIDDDKNVLHILKRIIRDRGLGEIAGTAENGVDALTDLTLINPDIVIVDLLMPEIDGITFVKRARSYAPNLTFIMLSQVASKDMIADAYSAGIEFYIHKPINSIEVESILRKVSESLTARRTLQQVQTIFQTQQNFVQPQGFINDTVEKPYIIRLKGILQKLGITGERGSKDIISLVDYLIQHNQKVDNVTLCELCSRFSDNPKSMEQRIRRTANMGMVNLANLGLEDYANDTFTTYSNSLYNFEQVRREMDFIRGKSVRHGNVKIKNFLNALIQECTERA; encoded by the coding sequence ATGAAATTCTATCTCATTGATGATGATAAAAATGTACTGCATATATTAAAACGTATTATACGGGACCGGGGACTTGGAGAGATTGCCGGAACTGCCGAAAACGGTGTGGATGCACTCACGGATCTTACTCTTATAAATCCAGACATCGTAATTGTTGATCTTCTGATGCCGGAAATAGACGGAATCACTTTCGTGAAACGCGCCCGCTCTTATGCACCGAATCTTACTTTTATTATGCTTTCCCAGGTTGCATCCAAAGATATGATCGCAGATGCCTATTCTGCAGGCATTGAATTTTATATTCATAAGCCGATCAACAGTATCGAAGTAGAATCCATACTCCGGAAGGTCAGTGAATCCCTGACTGCCCGCCGGACATTGCAGCAGGTACAGACGATTTTCCAGACCCAGCAGAATTTTGTACAGCCACAGGGATTTATAAATGATACAGTTGAAAAACCTTATATTATCCGGTTAAAAGGAATTCTCCAAAAGCTTGGCATCACCGGTGAACGTGGCAGCAAGGATATCATTTCCCTTGTCGATTATCTGATCCAACATAACCAGAAAGTTGATAATGTCACTTTATGCGAACTTTGCAGCCGGTTCAGCGACAATCCAAAATCCATGGAACAAAGGATCCGTCGGACAGCCAACATGGGAATGGTCAACCTTGCCAACCTTGGTCTTGAAGATTACGCCAATGACACGTTTACAACCTACTCCAACTCCCTGTATAACTTTGAACAGGTCCGAAGGGAAATGGATTTCATCCGTGGAAAAAGTGTACGGCACGGCAATGTGAAAATTAAAAATTTCCTGAATGCACTGATTCAGGAATGCACCGAGAGAGCCTGA
- a CDS encoding PTS sugar transporter subunit IIC — MLTIVKGIGLLLLTLACFSVFSLKFPKGSEAMSGMANAAVASFLVEAVHHYITGDLLGIAFFSELGTVSGSFGGIAAATLVPISMGCNPVLAVVAGVAVGGYGILPGFVAGYIVGFVAPFLEKKLPEGLNLIVGALAIAPLARIIAIAVDPVVNSTLLNIGRMISAAAEQSPLIMGFLLGGIMKMICTSPLSSMALTAMLGLDGLAMGIAAIACVGGSFTNGIIFDRLKLGERSNVMAVMLEPLTQADIITQNPIPIYGSNFFGGGLAGLAAAMLGIINNAPGTASPIPGLLAPFGFNPPLKVVAAIVLAAIGGSLAGFVGSIVFKGFAKTPADIKASEKATETIVPEVAIAAE, encoded by the coding sequence ATGTTAACAATCGTAAAAGGTATTGGTTTACTGCTTCTCACTTTAGCCTGTTTCTCTGTATTCAGCCTGAAGTTTCCAAAAGGATCAGAAGCAATGTCCGGAATGGCTAATGCAGCCGTTGCTTCGTTCCTGGTAGAAGCTGTTCATCATTACATCACAGGTGATTTATTAGGAATTGCATTTTTCTCAGAACTCGGAACCGTATCCGGCAGCTTCGGGGGAATCGCTGCAGCTACTTTAGTTCCGATCAGTATGGGATGTAATCCGGTACTTGCAGTCGTTGCAGGTGTCGCAGTCGGAGGATACGGAATCCTTCCTGGTTTTGTAGCAGGTTATATTGTAGGTTTTGTAGCTCCGTTCCTGGAAAAGAAACTTCCAGAAGGTCTGAATCTGATCGTTGGTGCTCTTGCAATCGCACCGCTTGCAAGAATTATTGCCATCGCAGTTGATCCGGTCGTTAATTCAACACTGCTCAACATCGGACGTATGATTTCTGCAGCTGCTGAACAGTCTCCACTTATCATGGGATTCCTGCTCGGTGGTATTATGAAGATGATCTGCACCTCACCACTTAGTTCTATGGCTCTGACTGCTATGCTCGGACTTGATGGACTTGCAATGGGTATTGCAGCAATTGCATGTGTTGGTGGTTCTTTCACAAATGGTATCATTTTCGACCGTTTAAAACTTGGCGAGCGCAGTAATGTTATGGCGGTAATGCTTGAACCTCTTACACAGGCCGATATTATTACACAGAATCCGATTCCGATTTACGGATCAAACTTCTTTGGTGGCGGACTTGCCGGACTCGCAGCAGCTATGCTCGGCATTATCAATAACGCCCCTGGAACAGCATCTCCGATTCCTGGACTTTTAGCTCCATTCGGATTTAACCCACCACTTAAGGTTGTAGCTGCAATCGTACTTGCTGCGATCGGCGGATCTTTAGCTGGATTTGTTGGTTCTATCGTGTTTAAAGGTTTTGCAAAAACACCTGCAGATATCAAAGCATCTGAAAAAGCTACTGAAACAATTGTTCCGGAAGTTGCTATCGCTGCTGAATAA
- a CDS encoding Lrp/AsnC family transcriptional regulator: MDAVDRTILNILQRNAKCPLKEIAEKVYLSTPAVSARIEKMEKEGYILGYQAQVNPEALGYHIKALINLEVSPEEKNVFYPFVRKCSNVIECNCVTGEYSMVLEVLFPSTTELDKFIGELQRFGRTKTLIVFSTSVEHRGINADIEETLE; this comes from the coding sequence CTGGATGCAGTGGATCGTACAATTTTGAATATTTTACAGAGAAATGCCAAATGTCCATTGAAAGAGATTGCAGAGAAGGTGTATCTGTCTACACCGGCTGTATCAGCGCGGATTGAAAAGATGGAAAAAGAAGGATATATTCTCGGTTATCAGGCACAGGTGAATCCGGAAGCACTTGGATATCATATCAAGGCACTGATCAATCTGGAGGTTTCGCCGGAGGAAAAAAATGTGTTTTATCCGTTTGTGAGAAAGTGTTCAAATGTGATCGAATGCAACTGTGTGACCGGAGAATATTCTATGGTGTTGGAAGTACTGTTTCCAAGCACAACAGAGCTGGATAAATTTATTGGAGAATTGCAGCGATTTGGAAGAACAAAGACACTGATCGTATTTTCAACTTCGGTTGAACACAGAGGAATCAATGCAGATATAGAAGAAACACTGGAGTGA